Genomic segment of Streptomyces brevispora:
ATGACATCTCCTGTCCCTCCCGCGCCTCCGGCGCCGCCCGTCACCCAGCCCGTCCGGCTCACCAAGGTGACACTCACCAAGGAGGCGCCGTCCGTCTCGCTGGCGAAGCAGGGCGGCACTTCGGGATCCATGCGCGTCAATCTCAACTGGGAAATGCGCAAGCAGTTCAAGGGATGGGGCAGCAAACTCGGCAGGGCCGTCGCGAACCACGCGGATCTCGACCTTGATCTCTGTGCCCTCTACGAACTGGCCGACGGACGCAAGGGCGTGGTGCAGGCGCTCGGAAACGCCTTCGGAGCCCTTCAGCAGCCGCCGTACATCCACCTCGACGGCGACGACCGGACCGGCGCCGTCGCCTCCGGCGAGAACCTGACCATCAACCTCGACCAGAAGGCCAGGATCCGCCGGATCCTGATCTTCGTCACCATCTACGAAGGGGCCCGGAGTTTCGCCGATCTGCACGCGACCGTGACCCTTCAGCCACAGCACGGCGCCGCGATCGACTTCTCGCTCGACGAATGCACCGTCCCGTCCACGGTCTGCGCACTAGCGCTCATCACCAGCAATGGGGGCGACCTCACCGTGCAGCGCGAGGCCCACTACCTCGTGCCGCAGCGCGGAGTGAGCCCGCAGCGCACCATCGACCAGGCCTACGGCTGGGGCATGAACTGGACCCCCGGCCGCAAGTGAGCCCACCGGTCACTGGTCTGGTGCGGCCTCGGGACGGGCGTACGTACGCCCCTTCCAGGCCGCACCGCGGCCCCGGTAGTGCTGCACCGCCGAATCGACCGTCATCAGCAGGTACAGCAGCGCGGTGAACGGCAGCAGCGGTGCCGGCCACAGAGACTGCCGGTAGTACCCCAGCATCGGCATGTACGTGCACGCCATCACCCCCCAGGCGACGCCCCCCGCCCAGGCGGCCGCCGGTTCGCCGCCCAGCAGCCCCGCCACGAGCGTCACGGGCGGCGCGAGGTAGACGAGCGCGAGCCCCAGCACCGTGCCGAGCAGCACCAGCGGGTTGTGCCGCAACTGGGCGTATGCGCTCCGCGAGATCATCCGCCACAGGTCGGCCAGGCACGGATAGGGCCGCACGCTGTCCACCCGGTCCGCGAGCCCCAGCCAGATCCGGCCGCCGCCGCGCTGTACCGCACGGGCCAGCGACACATCGTCGATCACCGCCTGCCGGATCGACTCCGGCACCCCCGCCCGTACCGCGGCCTCGGTCCGCAGCAGGACGCATCCGCCCGCGGCCGCCGCGGTCCGCGCCCCCACCCGGTTCACCCACCGGAACGGGTAGAGCTGCGAGAAGAAGTACACGAAGGCCGGCACGACGAGCCGTTCCCAGACGCTCTCCACCCGCAGCCGCGCCATCTGCGAGACCAGATCGAACCCGCCCGACCCGGCCGCCGCCACCAGCTCCCGCAGACTGTCCGGCTCGTGCGCGATATCGGCATCCGTGAGCAGCAGGTACTCCGGGTCCCGGGCCCGCGCCAGCGCCATCCCGTGCCGCACGGCCCACAGCTTGCCCGTCCAGCCGGGCTCGGGCTCCCCGGGCGACACCACCGTCACCGGCAGCCCACCATGCCGTACGGACAGCGCACGGGCGAGATCCCCGGTGCCGTCCTCGCTGCAGTCGTCGACCAGAAAGATCTCGGCCGCTCCCGGATAGTCCTGCGCCAGCAGCGACGGCAGGCTCACCGGGAGCATGTCGGCCTCGTCACGTGCGGGGACGACGATCGCGACGGACGGCCAGTGCGCGGGGGCCGCGCGGTCCGGCAGCCGCTGGTCCGTCCGCCAGAAGAACCCCTGCCCCAAGAGCAGCCATACCCAGACGGCAAGCGAACCCACGGCGATCCAGACAACGGCGCTCATTGGCCGAAGTCTGCCCCACTGAGCCGGGACCGCAAGGGGGGTCGACTATGGTGACTGGGTGAAGATCGCGCTCATGGACTCCGGAATCGGCCTGCTCGCCGCCGCCGCCGCAGTACGCCGGCTGAGGCCGGACGCCGATCTGGTGCTCTCCTCGGACCCCGACAGCATGCCCTGGGGCCCCCGCACCCCCGAAGACGTGACGGCCCACGCGCTCGCGGTGGCACGCGCGGCCGCCGCCCACCGGCCCGACGCACTGATCGTGGCCTGCAACACCGCCTCCGTGCACGCGCTGGCGGCCCTGCGGGCGGAGCTCGAACCCGCCCTGCCGGTCATCGGCACCGTCCCCGCGATCAAGCCGGCCGCGGCAGCCGGCGGCCCCTTCGCGATCTGGGCCACCCCGGCGACCACGGGCAGCCCGTACCAGCGCGCACTCATCAGGGACTTCGCCGGCTCCGCGGCCGTCACCGAGGTCCCCTGCCCCGGTCTCGCCGACGCCGTGCAGTACGCGGACGAGGCGGGGATCGACCGGGCCCTCGCCGCGGCCGCCGCGCTCACCCCGCCCGACGTACAGGCCGTCGTGCTGGGCTGCACCCACTACGAGCTGGTCGCCGAGCGCATCCGCAGCGCCGTGCGGCAGCCCGGCCGGCCCCCCGTGGCCCTGTACCCCTCCGCCGGAGCCGTCGCGGCCCAGGCACTGCGCCGGATCGGGGCCGTACCCGCTCCATCGGCCGAACCGGGCACCGGACTTGTCGTGCTCCTCGGCGGCCGCGAGTCCGAGATGCCCGAAGCCGCTCTGGCCTACCCGGAAGGGCTTCGGCTCTCGGTGGTCAGCCCCGCCCGCTGACCGTCCGGCGAACTGCAGGGTGCCGTTGGACCCGTTCCGCCGTGCGGTTTCTTAAGTACGCTGCTTGCCATGAGGGACCATCCCCGAGAACCGAGGCAAACCGGAACCGACTTCCACTCGGCGGTCTGGACCGGCCGGGCCACCAACCGGACCCAGTGGGTGCTCGCCGCAGTGGGCGCCGCCTGTCTGGCGCTCGGCATCCAGCTTGCCGTCAGCTCCACCTGGACCTCCGGCATCGCCCCGCTGCTGATGTCCGTGATCGGCTGCATGGCGGCCGGACTGCTGATGCTCTTCGGCACGCTCGCCTTCGTGAACGTGGCCGTCCGGGTCGACGGCGACGCCCTCGAAGTGCGCTGCGGTCACATGGGGCTGCCGCGTCGCCGGATCCTGCTCACCCATGTGGTGGGCGCGGAGTTCGTACCCCAGGTCACGCCACGCCAGTGGGGTGGCTGGGGCTACCGCTGGCGCCCCGAGCAGGGCACCGCCGTGGTCGTACGACGAGGCGAGGGCCTGGTGCTCCGGCTCGGCGACGGCAGGACCTTCACGGTCACGGTGGACGACGCGGAAGCCGGCGTCCGGTTCATCCGCGAGCGGCTGCACCTGTCGGCCACCGGCGCACCGGCCGAAGCCTGAGACACCGCGCCGACGCCCCACGTCCGTGGCCGCCTCACAGCCCGGCGCGGTCTCGTCGCGGATCATGTCCGGGCACGCCCTCCCCACCTTGCGGAGCAACCGCTCCGTGCCGGTGAAACGGTCCGCCCCGCCGTCCCCGATCGGCCGCTTGGCGGACGCCGGCCCGGCCGGCAGGCCGGCCCCCGCCGTCACCGGCGTGAAGCTCAGCGCGCTGCCCGCACTGGCCGGTGCGGCCAGTGCCGTGAGCGCGGCACCGGCGGTCAGGACGAGCTGGGTGCCGCGCGGCGAGCGCCACAGCATGTACAGCAGCCAGCCCCAGCAGCACTACCCCACACTCCCTGCTCGGCCGCCTGCTGCAACGGCGCCGAGTGCGGCTTGCCGTCGGAGCGGAGGGTCTGCCGCGCGGTGGTGCTCAGCTCGGCGAAGCGGTCGGAGCCGATGCCGCGCACCGGGTGCTGCCCGGCCAGCTGTACCGCGTCCTGCCAGAGCTGAACCCGGTTCCTGGTGAGCAGGCCCTCCAGGGAGACCGTGAGCCCGTCGGGAGACACGTCCTCGGCCGTCCCCACGGAAAGGCCGACGACCAGACCGGCGGCCGGGGCGAGCCCGACGAGGCCGGCCGGCCGACGGCGCATCCTGGCCGCGGCGAGTGAGCACAGCAGCACCCCGAGTGCCGCCACGCACCCCGCCACCGAGCCGAGTCCGAGCTGTGACGGTCCCGTGCGCGACGGCCGGATCCGACCGGTCGGCGGGGGACCGGCGCACAGGTTGACGGCCCCGGCGGGCATATGTGCAGAAGATGCGGAGAATCGATCCGGCGGTGAGGATTCCGGCGTCACGACAGAGCTGCCGGGCACACAGCGGGCCACCGTAGACTCCGCCTGGTGAGCACCATCATCGCCCCGGTCGGCGACCCGCAGCAGCCCGCCTCCGTCCCCCGAGCCAGGCGCCTGCTGCCTCGACTCGCCCGCCCCTGCGCAGCCGTGCTCTCCGGGCTGATGTTGTACGTGAGCTTCCCGCCCCGGCCTCTGTGGTGGCTGGTTCTGCCCGGGTTCGCGCTGCTCGGCTGGGTGCTGTTCGAGCGCAGGATCCGCGCCGCGTCCGGGCTGGGTCTGCTCGCCGGGCTGGGCTTCATGCTGCCGTTGCTGCACTGGACCGGGGAAGAAGTCGGCCCGGTGCCCTGGCTGGCCCTGGCCGCCGCCGAGGCACTGTTCATCGCGGTGGGCTGCATCGGCATCTCCGCCGTGTCCCGGCTCGCCGGCTGGCCGTTCTGGGCTGCCGCCGTCTGGACCCTGGACGAGGCGGTACGGGCCAGGGTGCCGTTCGGCGGCTTCCCCTGGGGCAGGATCGCCTTCGGCCAGGCGGACAGCGTGTTCCTGCCGCTCGCGGCGCTCGGCGGCACACCGCTGCTCTCCTTCGCCGTGGTCCTGTGCGGCTTCGGTCTCTTCGAGGCGGTCCGCCGGTTCCGGGTCCGCCGCACCACGGGCGAGCTGCCCCGACTGGCCGCGGCGGTGACCGCGGCGGCCGTTCTGGTGCCCGTCGCCGCGGCCCTCGCGTCGCTGCCGCTGGTGGACGACTCGGCCGAGGACGGCACCGCGACCGTCGCCGCGATCCAGGGCAACGTGCCGCGGCTCGGCCTCGACTTCAACTCCCAGCGCCGCGCCGTCCTGGACAACCACGCGAACCGTACGGAGCAGCTCGCCAAGGACGTGAAGGCGGGCAGGGCGCCGCAGCCCGACTTCGTCCTGTGGCCGGAGAACTCCTCCGACCTCGACCCCTACCGCAACGCCGACGCGAGGATCGTGATCGACGACGCGGTGAAGGCGATCGGTGTGCCGACCGTCGTCGGCGCGGTCGTCGAGCCCGACACCGGGAATCTGCGCAACACCCTCATCCAGTGGGACCCGGACAAGGGCCCCGTGGCCACGTACGACAAGCGCCACATCCAGCCGTTCGGTGAGTACATGCCGATGCGTTCCTTCGTGCGCATCTTCAGCTCGGACGTGGACCGGGTGCAGCGCGACTTCGGACCGGGAAAGAAGGTCGGCGTCTTCGACCTCTCCGGAACCTACGTCGGGCTCGTCACCTGCTACGAGGCCGCGTTCGACGACGCCGTACGGGACACGGTCGAGCACGGGGCCCAGATGATCGCCGTCCCCAGCAACAACGCCACCTTCGGCCGCAGCGAGATGACCTACCAGCAGCTGGCCATGTCCCGGGTGCGCGCCGTCGAGCACAGCCGGTCCGTCGTCGTCCCGGTCACCAGCGGCGTCAGCGCGGTCATCCGCCCGGACGGCACCGTCGTCCAGAAGACGAAGATGTTCACCCCGGACGCGCTGGTGGACGAGGTCCCGCTGCGGTCCTCGCTGACCCCCGCGACCCGGATGGGACCGCTGCCCGAAGGAGTCCTGTCCCTGCTCGCGGTCATCGGCCTCGGCTGGGCGGCGACGCGGACGGTACGGATGCGACGCGGCCGCTGAGCCGATACGCAGCCACGTAGGGTCGGCCCATGGCAATTCCTGACTTCATCCGCGAGATCCGCGCCACGGCGGGTCATCAGTTGCTCCTGCTGCCCGGCGTCACCGCCATCGTCTTCGACGAGGAGGGCAGAGTGCTGCTCGGACGGCGTGCGGACACCGGCAAGTGGTCGGTCATCGGAGGCATCTCCGAGCCGGGGGAGCAGCCGGCAACGACGGCCGAGCGCGAGGTGTACGAGGAGACGGCCGTGCACTGCGTGGCGGAACGCGTGGTGCTGACCCAGGCCCTGCCGCCCGTGCGGTACGAGAACGGCGACCACTGCCAGTACCTGGACGTCACCTTCCGCTGCCGGGCCACCGGCGGCGAGGCCCGCGTCAACGACGACGAGTCGTTGGAGGTGGGCTGGTTCGGTGTCGACGCGCTGCCGCCGCTGGAGGAGTTCGCGCTCCTGCGCATCAAGCAGTCGCTCAACGACGGACCCACCTGGTTCGAGGCCACCGCCTCGCACTGAACAAGACGGAACGGACGGAACGGGCGAGCCGCGAGCGGCCTCCGTTCCGGTCCGAAACCCCTGCCGGATCAACGGGGTTGCCGCTCGGCGCGTGGACACCGGGTGTTCGGGCAGGAGTCGTGGCCCGGCGTCTGCGGATGTGGCACAGTCGGGCCGTGGACGCACTGAGGCCCCAG
This window contains:
- a CDS encoding TerD family protein translates to MGASMTMLKGTNVPVAAQAVRVELGWHSAPGTPDVDASALLLQGSGKVRSDADFVFYNQPAHASGAVRHEGKRVAGGATTDTLTVDLARVEPVVERIVLAASADGGTFGRVTGLYVRILDAANGSELARFESADATVETAFILGELYRRQGSWKFRSVGQGYGTGLEGLATDFGISVDEPQQPQRAPQPQTPAQPQQPNPATRVPSMPPPQPQYPQPAAAAPMTSPVPPAPPAPPVTQPVRLTKVTLTKEAPSVSLAKQGGTSGSMRVNLNWEMRKQFKGWGSKLGRAVANHADLDLDLCALYELADGRKGVVQALGNAFGALQQPPYIHLDGDDRTGAVASGENLTINLDQKARIRRILIFVTIYEGARSFADLHATVTLQPQHGAAIDFSLDECTVPSTVCALALITSNGGDLTVQREAHYLVPQRGVSPQRTIDQAYGWGMNWTPGRK
- a CDS encoding glycosyltransferase, whose protein sequence is MSAVVWIAVGSLAVWVWLLLGQGFFWRTDQRLPDRAAPAHWPSVAIVVPARDEADMLPVSLPSLLAQDYPGAAEIFLVDDCSEDGTGDLARALSVRHGGLPVTVVSPGEPEPGWTGKLWAVRHGMALARARDPEYLLLTDADIAHEPDSLRELVAAAGSGGFDLVSQMARLRVESVWERLVVPAFVYFFSQLYPFRWVNRVGARTAAAAGGCVLLRTEAAVRAGVPESIRQAVIDDVSLARAVQRGGGRIWLGLADRVDSVRPYPCLADLWRMISRSAYAQLRHNPLVLLGTVLGLALVYLAPPVTLVAGLLGGEPAAAWAGGVAWGVMACTYMPMLGYYRQSLWPAPLLPFTALLYLLMTVDSAVQHYRGRGAAWKGRTYARPEAAPDQ
- a CDS encoding glutamate racemase, with amino-acid sequence MKIALMDSGIGLLAAAAAVRRLRPDADLVLSSDPDSMPWGPRTPEDVTAHALAVARAAAAHRPDALIVACNTASVHALAALRAELEPALPVIGTVPAIKPAAAAGGPFAIWATPATTGSPYQRALIRDFAGSAAVTEVPCPGLADAVQYADEAGIDRALAAAAALTPPDVQAVVLGCTHYELVAERIRSAVRQPGRPPVALYPSAGAVAAQALRRIGAVPAPSAEPGTGLVVLLGGRESEMPEAALAYPEGLRLSVVSPAR
- a CDS encoding O-antigen ligase family protein — translated: MAALGVLLCSLAAARMRRRPAGLVGLAPAAGLVVGLSVGTAEDVSPDGLTVSLEGLLTRNRVQLWQDAVQLAGQHPVRGIGSDRFAELSTTARQTLRSDGKPHSAPLQQAAEQGVWGSAAGAGCCTCCGARRAAPSSS
- the lnt gene encoding apolipoprotein N-acyltransferase, with the protein product MSTIIAPVGDPQQPASVPRARRLLPRLARPCAAVLSGLMLYVSFPPRPLWWLVLPGFALLGWVLFERRIRAASGLGLLAGLGFMLPLLHWTGEEVGPVPWLALAAAEALFIAVGCIGISAVSRLAGWPFWAAAVWTLDEAVRARVPFGGFPWGRIAFGQADSVFLPLAALGGTPLLSFAVVLCGFGLFEAVRRFRVRRTTGELPRLAAAVTAAAVLVPVAAALASLPLVDDSAEDGTATVAAIQGNVPRLGLDFNSQRRAVLDNHANRTEQLAKDVKAGRAPQPDFVLWPENSSDLDPYRNADARIVIDDAVKAIGVPTVVGAVVEPDTGNLRNTLIQWDPDKGPVATYDKRHIQPFGEYMPMRSFVRIFSSDVDRVQRDFGPGKKVGVFDLSGTYVGLVTCYEAAFDDAVRDTVEHGAQMIAVPSNNATFGRSEMTYQQLAMSRVRAVEHSRSVVVPVTSGVSAVIRPDGTVVQKTKMFTPDALVDEVPLRSSLTPATRMGPLPEGVLSLLAVIGLGWAATRTVRMRRGR
- a CDS encoding NUDIX hydrolase, whose amino-acid sequence is MAIPDFIREIRATAGHQLLLLPGVTAIVFDEEGRVLLGRRADTGKWSVIGGISEPGEQPATTAEREVYEETAVHCVAERVVLTQALPPVRYENGDHCQYLDVTFRCRATGGEARVNDDESLEVGWFGVDALPPLEEFALLRIKQSLNDGPTWFEATASH